In a genomic window of Rhopalosiphum maidis isolate BTI-1 chromosome 4, ASM367621v3, whole genome shotgun sequence:
- the LOC113552553 gene encoding exosome component 10 isoform X1, with the protein MSDFKTVIEGTRASNNLPNGVNWNFYNSYPKFKKAVSSRQNHVLKLISALLKNQKIPGNIRDKDEDHQFELIEEGNDTILDRVTHNIDTLNGSFKNVGVSVTPKTFVSESTDNTQAVNKKRILVHGRNIERPQIKFKIKVDNRPVPFKPLLTSKPNSKTPLDICLETNEDGIMFYKHPYQLELEEFKVSAEYLKVSKAVKPASLEDTKFVEVYTEEQLNLMISDLENVKELAIDLEAHSYRTYQGFTCLMQISTRNADYIIDTLHLRDKLHVLNEIFTNPDVVKVFHGADSDILWLQRDLGLYVVNMFDTYQAAKILNFSRKGLDFLLKHYCNVDADKAFQLYDWRTRPLSTEAIFYARSDTHYLLYVYDMIKKDLMAISTNQCNYIELVFQRSADVCKMRYEVNILGDDSHLSMYKRSKKMFDIQQMYALKHIYAWRDKLARELDESPGYILPNHMLLKISEMLPKESFGILACCSPIPPLVRQCLHEIHYIIKKAREQTFENQTEKLSEDKSFTQDVVKHIDVDMISLHDYSKSKENAGDSLPTLLNDLNKLVDDEIEIVYFTPKEITIFQEINKKSRKHTGLTNIVYKQPYELYLKTIKYNNVLKKSLEIKEKISENNEPMNVSIPMECPDKLYLTTQVKEIKKEIIDHTNVKKNIPSTIIREITIENQSSSTSSASQNSTNNSRQTNFKPHKYEHTDFAKFHNQSKEVMLISKRLQKKKNKIKKNKKPKRLQKTV; encoded by the exons atg AGtgattttaaaacagttattgAAGGCACTCGAGCCTCTAACAATTTGCCAAATGGAGTGAActggaatttttataatagttaccctaaatttaaaaaagctgTTTCATCACGTCAAAATCATGTTCTCAAgtt AATATCTGCgttattgaaaaatcaaaaaatcccTGGTAATATTCGAGATAAAGACGAAGATCATCAATTTGAACTTATTGAGGAAGGAAATGACACAATCTTAGACCGAGTG actcACAATATTGATACATTAAATGGGTCTTTCAAGAATGTGGGTGTATCTGTCACCCCCAAAACTTTTGTATCAGAATCTACTGATAATACACAAgcagtaaacaaaaaaagaatattagtACATGGACGTAATATTGAAAGaccacaaataaaatttaagatcaAAGTTGATAATAGACCAGTTCCGTTTAAACCTCTTCTTACTAGTAAACCAAACAGTAAAACACCATTAGATATATGTTTGGAAACAAATGAAGACGGAATCATGTT TTACAAACATCCATATCAAttagaattagaagaatttaAGGTTTCAgctgaatatttaaaagtttcaaaagcTGTCAAGCCTGCATCACTAGAAGACACAAAATTTGTCGAAGTATATACTGAAGAacaattgaatttaatgatttctGATTTAGAAAACGTCAAAGAATTAGCTATTGATTTAGAA gcaCATAGTTATCGAACATATCAGGGATTTACATGTTTAATGCAAATATCTACTAGAAATgcagattatattatagatacattaCATCTTCGTGACAAATTGCACGTactcaatgaaatatttactaatcCTGATGTAGTTAAG GTATTTCATGGAGCAGATAGTGATATTCTATGGCTGCAAAGAGATCTGGGTCTATATGTTGTAAATATGTTCGATACATATCAAGCtgcaaaaatattgaacttttCTAGAAAAGGGTTAGATTTCTtactaaaacattattgtaatgtaGATGCTGACAAAGCATTTCAACTGTATGATTGGAGAACAAG ACCATTATCGACTGAAGCCATATTTTATGCTCGTTCTGATACTCACTATTTACTTTATGTGTATGATATGATCAAAAAAGATTTAATGGCGATATCTACTAATCAGTGCAACTATATTGAATTAGTATTTCAACGAAGTGCTGATGTGTGCaaaatg AGGTATGAAGTGAATATTTTAGGCGATGACAGTCACTTAAGTATGTATAAACggagtaaaaaaatgtttgacatCCAACAAATGTAtgcattaaaacatatatatgctTGGAGAGATAAATTAGCCAGAGAATTAGATGAAAGTCCAGG atACATTTTACCAAATCATATGTTACTTAAAATATCAGAAATGTTACCCAAAGAATCATTTGGCATACTGGCTTGTTGTTCGCCGATACCGCCATTGGTTCGACAATGTCTACATGAAAtccattacataattaaaaaagcaaGGGAACaaacttttgaaaat cagACCGAGAAATTGAGTGAAGATAAAAGCTTTACACAAGATGTGGTCAAACATATAGATGTTGACATGATTAGCTTACATGATTATTCTAAATCAAAAGAAAATGCAGGAGACTCATTAccaacattattaaatgatttaaataaattagttgacgacgaaattgaaattgtttattttacaccaaaggaaattactatattccaa gaaataaacaaaaaatcaagaaagcaTACTGgtttaacaaatattgtttataaacagccatatgaattgtatttgaaaacaattaagtataataatgttcttaaGAAGTCATTAGAGATAAAAGAGAAAATAAGCGAAAACAATGAACCAATGAATGTTAGTATCCCGATGGAATGTCCGGACAAACTTTATTTAACCACTCAA gttaaagaaattaaaaaagaaattattgaccacacaaatgtaaaaaaaaacattccaaGCACAATTATAAGAGAGATAACAATCGAAAATCAGAGTTCTAGTACGAGTTCAGCTTCCCAAAACTCAACTAATAATTCAAGACAAACCAATTTTAAGCCTCATAAGTATGAACATACTGATTTTGCCAAATTCCACAATCAATCAAAAGAGGTTATGTTAATTTCTAAACGATTACAAAAG aaaaagaacaaaataaagaaaaataaaaagccaAAAAGATTACAAAAAACtgtataa
- the LOC113552553 gene encoding exosome component 10 isoform X2, with translation MSDFKTVIEGTRASNNLPNGVNWNFYNSYPKFKKAVSSRQNHVLKLISALLKNQKIPGNIRDKDEDHQFELIEEGNDTILDRVTHNIDTLNGSFKNVGVSVTPKTFVSESTDNTQAVNKKRILVHGRNIERPQIKFKIKVDNRPVPFKPLLTSKPNSKTPLDICLETNEDGIMFYKHPYQLELEEFKVSAEYLKVSKAVKPASLEDTKFVEVYTEEQLNLMISDLENVKELAIDLEAHSYRTYQGFTCLMQISTRNADYIIDTLHLRDKLHVLNEIFTNPDVVKVFHGADSDILWLQRDLGLYVVNMFDTYQAAKILNFSRKGLDFLLKHYCNVDADKAFQLYDWRTRPLSTEAIFYARSDTHYLLYVYDMIKKDLMAISTNQCNYIELVFQRSADVCKMRYEVNILGDDSHLSMYKRSKKMFDIQQMYALKHIYAWRDKLARELDESPGYILPNHMLLKISEMLPKESFGILACCSPIPPLVRQCLHEIHYIIKKAREQTFENTEKLSEDKSFTQDVVKHIDVDMISLHDYSKSKENAGDSLPTLLNDLNKLVDDEIEIVYFTPKEITIFQEINKKSRKHTGLTNIVYKQPYELYLKTIKYNNVLKKSLEIKEKISENNEPMNVSIPMECPDKLYLTTQVKEIKKEIIDHTNVKKNIPSTIIREITIENQSSSTSSASQNSTNNSRQTNFKPHKYEHTDFAKFHNQSKEVMLISKRLQKKKNKIKKNKKPKRLQKTV, from the exons atg AGtgattttaaaacagttattgAAGGCACTCGAGCCTCTAACAATTTGCCAAATGGAGTGAActggaatttttataatagttaccctaaatttaaaaaagctgTTTCATCACGTCAAAATCATGTTCTCAAgtt AATATCTGCgttattgaaaaatcaaaaaatcccTGGTAATATTCGAGATAAAGACGAAGATCATCAATTTGAACTTATTGAGGAAGGAAATGACACAATCTTAGACCGAGTG actcACAATATTGATACATTAAATGGGTCTTTCAAGAATGTGGGTGTATCTGTCACCCCCAAAACTTTTGTATCAGAATCTACTGATAATACACAAgcagtaaacaaaaaaagaatattagtACATGGACGTAATATTGAAAGaccacaaataaaatttaagatcaAAGTTGATAATAGACCAGTTCCGTTTAAACCTCTTCTTACTAGTAAACCAAACAGTAAAACACCATTAGATATATGTTTGGAAACAAATGAAGACGGAATCATGTT TTACAAACATCCATATCAAttagaattagaagaatttaAGGTTTCAgctgaatatttaaaagtttcaaaagcTGTCAAGCCTGCATCACTAGAAGACACAAAATTTGTCGAAGTATATACTGAAGAacaattgaatttaatgatttctGATTTAGAAAACGTCAAAGAATTAGCTATTGATTTAGAA gcaCATAGTTATCGAACATATCAGGGATTTACATGTTTAATGCAAATATCTACTAGAAATgcagattatattatagatacattaCATCTTCGTGACAAATTGCACGTactcaatgaaatatttactaatcCTGATGTAGTTAAG GTATTTCATGGAGCAGATAGTGATATTCTATGGCTGCAAAGAGATCTGGGTCTATATGTTGTAAATATGTTCGATACATATCAAGCtgcaaaaatattgaacttttCTAGAAAAGGGTTAGATTTCTtactaaaacattattgtaatgtaGATGCTGACAAAGCATTTCAACTGTATGATTGGAGAACAAG ACCATTATCGACTGAAGCCATATTTTATGCTCGTTCTGATACTCACTATTTACTTTATGTGTATGATATGATCAAAAAAGATTTAATGGCGATATCTACTAATCAGTGCAACTATATTGAATTAGTATTTCAACGAAGTGCTGATGTGTGCaaaatg AGGTATGAAGTGAATATTTTAGGCGATGACAGTCACTTAAGTATGTATAAACggagtaaaaaaatgtttgacatCCAACAAATGTAtgcattaaaacatatatatgctTGGAGAGATAAATTAGCCAGAGAATTAGATGAAAGTCCAGG atACATTTTACCAAATCATATGTTACTTAAAATATCAGAAATGTTACCCAAAGAATCATTTGGCATACTGGCTTGTTGTTCGCCGATACCGCCATTGGTTCGACAATGTCTACATGAAAtccattacataattaaaaaagcaaGGGAACaaacttttgaaaat ACCGAGAAATTGAGTGAAGATAAAAGCTTTACACAAGATGTGGTCAAACATATAGATGTTGACATGATTAGCTTACATGATTATTCTAAATCAAAAGAAAATGCAGGAGACTCATTAccaacattattaaatgatttaaataaattagttgacgacgaaattgaaattgtttattttacaccaaaggaaattactatattccaa gaaataaacaaaaaatcaagaaagcaTACTGgtttaacaaatattgtttataaacagccatatgaattgtatttgaaaacaattaagtataataatgttcttaaGAAGTCATTAGAGATAAAAGAGAAAATAAGCGAAAACAATGAACCAATGAATGTTAGTATCCCGATGGAATGTCCGGACAAACTTTATTTAACCACTCAA gttaaagaaattaaaaaagaaattattgaccacacaaatgtaaaaaaaaacattccaaGCACAATTATAAGAGAGATAACAATCGAAAATCAGAGTTCTAGTACGAGTTCAGCTTCCCAAAACTCAACTAATAATTCAAGACAAACCAATTTTAAGCCTCATAAGTATGAACATACTGATTTTGCCAAATTCCACAATCAATCAAAAGAGGTTATGTTAATTTCTAAACGATTACAAAAG aaaaagaacaaaataaagaaaaataaaaagccaAAAAGATTACAAAAAACtgtataa